A stretch of Crossiella cryophila DNA encodes these proteins:
- a CDS encoding DUF6228 family protein → MSEDLILRCAQDPRVSITFAGAEVTANPLDSPLTFAVRVSAPGLDAVAHGVTHYVDGMALPRFLERLELTGWAGELAWHSTDRDISVCAVYDGRGYMRLTWTVRPWRKSAQGEWAASVTTVLEGGSRDRFVAELMEFLGQGDHRGQD, encoded by the coding sequence ATGTCCGAGGACCTCATCCTGCGTTGCGCCCAGGATCCGCGCGTGTCGATCACCTTCGCCGGGGCCGAGGTGACGGCGAACCCCCTGGACAGTCCGCTGACGTTCGCCGTGCGGGTGAGCGCGCCGGGACTGGACGCGGTGGCACACGGGGTGACGCACTACGTGGACGGGATGGCGCTGCCCCGGTTCCTGGAGCGCCTGGAGCTGACCGGCTGGGCTGGTGAACTGGCCTGGCATAGTACGGATCGCGATATATCCGTGTGCGCGGTATATGACGGCCGCGGATATATGCGGCTGACCTGGACGGTGCGGCCGTGGCGGAAGTCGGCGCAGGGCGAGTGGGCGGCCTCGGTGACGACGGTGCTGGAGGGCGGGTCCCGGGACCGGTTCGTGGCCGAGCTGATGGAGTTCCTGGGCCAGGGGGATCATCGCGGGCAGGACTGA
- a CDS encoding YciI family protein, whose protein sequence is MQYLLLICQDESRADETSEGCGTWGQDLAERGITKGGGILQPSSDATTLRLGAQGEVLLSDGPFAETKEQIAGFVLIECADLDEAVEIAKGHPGAIQGGSVEIRPLWVGGMNQG, encoded by the coding sequence ATGCAGTACCTGTTGCTGATCTGCCAGGACGAGAGCCGCGCCGACGAGACCTCCGAAGGCTGTGGCACCTGGGGCCAGGACCTGGCCGAACGCGGCATCACCAAGGGCGGCGGCATCCTCCAGCCCAGCTCCGACGCCACCACACTGCGCCTGGGCGCCCAGGGCGAGGTGTTGCTCTCCGATGGGCCGTTCGCCGAGACCAAGGAGCAGATCGCCGGATTCGTCCTGATCGAGTGCGCCGACCTGGACGAGGCGGTCGAGATCGCCAAGGGTCACCCCGGCGCGATCCAGGGCGGCTCGGTGGAGATCCGGCCGCTGTGGGTCGGCGGCATGAACCAGGGCTGA
- a CDS encoding MFS transporter, whose amino-acid sequence MTTLREPATRTGLLTTVLAFTALVTLLTHTMLIPVLPGLPERLGASPATTSWLVTVTVVVGAVANPLLGRLADLFGRKRVLLLAVVAFVLGSLLCALTTDLTLLIVGRAIQGLSTVAIPLGISLIAALVPAERRAGGIALVSAMLGIGGAVALPLAGLVADVWGFHGLFWVCFLAGLPALAAVHWLVPEVPANGERAPVDLVGATLLVLALTALLLPLSRGAEWGWDSPLTLGLLGAATLGLAVFGLVELRRRAPIVDLRLAARASVLLTNLSAFLTGFALFVNFLGTVTVLQTRYELSVVASGLYMLPGGLLMAALSPVAARLITRRGGRFTLLIGCAGVVLGFALRLALDSSLWHVVLATTVISGGAGLAYSAMPALILDATPPAQAAAANGLNSLARTLGSSVASAVFGALAATGGLPLFFLLGTIAALLATLVVAVPVRTRPDIS is encoded by the coding sequence GTGACCACACTGCGCGAGCCCGCCACCCGCACCGGGTTGCTGACCACGGTCCTCGCGTTCACCGCGCTGGTCACCCTGCTCACCCACACCATGCTCATCCCGGTCCTGCCCGGCCTGCCGGAACGCCTCGGCGCCTCCCCGGCCACCACGAGCTGGCTGGTCACCGTCACCGTGGTGGTCGGGGCGGTGGCCAACCCGCTGCTCGGCCGACTGGCCGATCTCTTTGGCCGCAAACGGGTTCTGCTGCTCGCGGTAGTGGCCTTCGTGCTCGGCTCGCTGCTCTGCGCGCTCACCACCGACCTCACCCTGCTCATCGTCGGCCGCGCGATCCAGGGACTGTCCACAGTGGCCATTCCGCTGGGTATCAGCCTGATCGCCGCGCTGGTCCCCGCCGAGCGGCGGGCCGGCGGGATCGCACTGGTCAGCGCCATGCTCGGGATCGGCGGCGCGGTCGCGCTGCCGCTGGCCGGACTGGTCGCCGACGTCTGGGGCTTCCACGGACTGTTCTGGGTCTGCTTCCTCGCCGGGCTGCCCGCGCTGGCCGCGGTCCACTGGCTGGTGCCCGAGGTCCCTGCCAACGGCGAACGCGCCCCGGTCGACCTGGTCGGCGCCACCCTGCTCGTCCTCGCCCTCACCGCGCTGCTGCTGCCACTGAGCCGCGGCGCCGAATGGGGCTGGGACTCCCCGCTCACCCTGGGCCTGCTCGGCGCCGCCACCCTCGGCCTGGCCGTCTTCGGCCTGGTCGAGTTACGCCGCCGGGCGCCCATCGTCGACCTCCGGCTGGCCGCCCGTGCCTCTGTCCTGCTGACCAACCTGTCCGCGTTCCTCACCGGGTTCGCGCTGTTCGTCAACTTCCTCGGCACCGTCACCGTGTTACAGACCCGGTACGAACTCTCCGTGGTCGCCTCCGGCCTGTACATGCTGCCCGGCGGCCTGCTGATGGCCGCCCTGTCCCCGGTCGCCGCCCGCCTCATCACCCGCCGCGGGGGCAGGTTCACCCTGCTCATCGGCTGCGCCGGGGTCGTGCTCGGCTTCGCCCTGCGACTGGCCTTGGACAGCTCGCTCTGGCACGTGGTGCTGGCCACCACGGTCATCTCCGGCGGCGCCGGCCTGGCCTATTCGGCGATGCCCGCGCTCATCCTGGACGCCACCCCACCGGCGCAGGCCGCCGCCGCCAACGGGCTCAACTCGCTCGCCCGGACGCTGGGCAGCTCGGTCGCCAGCGCCGTCTTCGGCGCCCTCGCGGCCACAGGTGGCCTACCTCTCTTCTTCCTCCTCGGCACGATCGCCGCCCTGCTGGCTACGCTGGTCGTCGCCGTGCCAGTCCGCACCCGGCCCGACATTTCCTGA